A genomic segment from Gossypium hirsutum isolate 1008001.06 chromosome D04, Gossypium_hirsutum_v2.1, whole genome shotgun sequence encodes:
- the LOC121216072 gene encoding restin homolog has product MEKEKMNLRLDVDVQKFEADKLRKGKNKAEEELDSLKTNYKKLRLSMRTAGLGKILEQWREEIREERNKSDWWERKFQEVQTQNEALEKSLSESQKENGKQKDKVVELKRSLRQHRSRNSVVELKTSLSKIEEMKNRIEELKTTLRNCEVQIEHLRAKKSHQKEQLHYFQNHVRNRDHIIGKTMVQIQEVVDHLQTLAVQADTLSVKYELESDRGQKFASLLKKIKALSIMTKPYL; this is encoded by the coding sequence ATGGAGAAGGAAAAAATGAATTTGAGACTGGACGTGGATGTTCAGAAGTTCGAGGCTGATAAACTAAGGAAGGGGAAGAATAAAGCTGAAGAAGAGCTAGATAGCTTGAAGACAAATTATAAGAAGCTGCGTCTGTCAATGAGAACTGCCGGGCTTGGAAAAATTTTAGAGCAGTGGCGTGAAGAGATTCGAGAAGAAAGAAACAAGTCAGACTGGTGGGAAAGAAAATTTCAAGAGGTTCAAACACAAAATGAAGCattagaaaagagtttgtcagaGAGCCAAAAGGAAAATGGCAAACAAAAAGACAAAGTGGTTGAGTTAAAAAGGTCTCTTCGTCAACATAGAAGTCGAAATTCTGTAGTAGAGCTAAAGACAAGTCTAAGTAAGATTGAAGAGATGAAGAACAGAATAGAGGAGTTGAAAACAACATTGCGAAATTGTGAGGTCCAAATTGAGCATTTAAGGGCAAAAAAAAGTCATCAGAAGGAGCAACTTCACTACTTTCAGAATCATGTTAGAAATAGGGATCATATTATAGGAAAAACTATGGTTCAGATTCAAGAAGTAGTAGATCACCTACAAACTTTGGCAGTACAGGCCGACACATTGAGCGTGAAGTATGAATTGGAGTCAGATCGGGGACAAAAATTTGCCTCGTTACTTAAAAAGATTAAGGCCTTGAGTATTATGACAAAACCTTATTTGTAG